From Cotesia glomerata isolate CgM1 linkage group LG3, MPM_Cglom_v2.3, whole genome shotgun sequence:
caaaccagtctgttaaatcaccaaatcaatttgttgtcctgcaataacaaaactaatttgttgctaaaatattttccaaatcaaatatcactgattatagcatatttttaaattatggattcttataaaatttaatgtaacatttaatgtaaatttatttgttattttaatagaataattttgctgtttcaacaaaaaaaatttgttatacttactaaattattttgtcgaatctacttaaagattttgctatagtaactaaattgttttgttgttatataacatatcaataacttgctataacctaaattttgttattttaacatataatttgttattcctatgttaacaaatgcatttgttaccagaacatgtcttaggttattttaacaaaatttttttctgcgtgtaCAGAAAAGGCTGAGGAACCCCCGAATTTTAGTTCTAATGATAAATCCCTTATCTATATCGGTTTATACATAACGGCAGTTATAAATCacgacttaatttttttattaagtcaTTTATTTTCATCGTAAAGGAATCCCAGACAGACACAAGCTCATCGATCTCATCAATATGtcttttatagaaataatatttgtttgaattaTCGCAGTGAGCAAAAGAGATGACCTCTCAATATCTggcaatgaaatatttatgattatatttatagtttaaattttatcaacatattataattatgatcaaTTGAAGAATAATTCActgtatcaaattttatattctaattgagagtatttttttttaacaatcatagatatataaattatCCATTAAATGCTATTTGCCAATTTTTATCGCTGAGTATTTTGTTGATATCATTGCAATGATCCAATTAATGACGGCAATGACAGACTCCTTTGTCACACCAGCCTCCTTTGAATTTCATGGCTAGGCAATGGACCGCACAAGCAGAGTCACCTACTCCGAATCCTGAGAGAAGATCGCAGGTAGCCCTTGCCAAACGGAGGTGCTCTTCTAGCTCTTGCTGAATCTGTTCTTCTGCAAAAAAGAATCTTAAGTTTTTCCTGACcgtgatattttaaataattaaattgacgaCATGTCATGTAGGTTAACTAGTAGAGTTCCTGATATGTAATTATAGAGgtccgggttcgattcctggcttaGTTTCAAtcgccaaatttttcaaacttgtTCTttgctttaaattaatttttaattcgtgAAATACTTCAAGCTCGTTTCTATTCAAGAATGCATGAATTGCATCAACTTATGTGAAGTAAAAAATTGTCTCGATCTTTTcagtgatataaaaattttcattccgATTTACTTGAATTacccctgattaaaaaaaataattcaaaacgaccgacaattttaattcttgattaggaaattcaaaagtattgcaaaaaattcaaatttcgttttttccaatattttttaattcgtttctttttttttttaatcgggAACATATCACTAGGCAGACCGAAAGGCATGAAAAAACCAAATTAACTATTggataattttgtaataaaatatccacagattcggtagaatctggcgccaagttccgttcaaaaatccgttgtaaacggagcgccagactaccgactgtgtttactgtaagcagaacggtatttcgaggttgcaaaattttatttaattatatggttctcctttttccaaaatgatatattataaaagtaatttatactttattttactgatattaattaattataatcaattataacacttaattcacttaaaattattaaattttatcagcacaaactatagtaagcccagaaatttcgatcctgactttttttcgatggggaatatcagcgccacagactagataaaatgaatatgtgtagtaatccttcctatagacacgcaactacagtaaaaaaaagtgattcgtagcttgcatctatggccgccagggtgcactggaattacatctacataaactgtagcttcaaggggatagtttgcagtaaaaaatgcagtcaacacgagatttaagttgttatcaattgtaattttcattataattacaaaaatactaaaaatccgaacaaaaacagtttcactgtaaaaagtcaagtccacgttcataagactattaggaaaaaaaatttttctttacaaagataaaaaattaaaaatctaagtaaccgatatgatcgTTAATGATTTTagcaaattcaaaaaaattttattgtaaatttaaaaattaaaaaaaaatttttagaacgtacttggtgtgcgtcattgtgtatttcaattttttaaagtcctagtaaatagattttacgaatttcattaaaagtaaaatattttgcaaccacgcacactaaatacgttctaaaatttttttttatttttaaatttacaataaaatttttaatttccgaaaatcataaacaatcatatcggttacttagatttttaatttttttattttgtatcttttgtaaagaaaaaaaaaaaatttttttcctaatagtcttatgaacgtggacttggcgcgactttttacagtgaaactgttttgttcGGATTGTGTTTACCTTCAACAGGTGCAGAAAATACAGCGACTGCAGTTGCgatcaaaagtaaaaaaaccaGGAATTTAGCCATCGTAAAAACAAagtaaaactttgaaaataatattttcaagtcAATAAAGTTTCTTATGAAGCTCGATTGTTAACTGATTCGCAAGTTCTTATATTCGCATTTATGTATGAAACTCATTTCTCCATACAAATTGAGGAAATGTAAATTTGCAACAGAAATAGTTACTGGGATTCCCAAAATAATCAATCACGGACACAGtcaaagaaaaagaaaatattaatgttgtagtttgtttatttaataacattttagCTACGGAAGGGGCTGAGGAATCCCCGGATctttgttctaaaaaaaatttccttatcTTTATCGGTTTATACATAACGTAGTTATTAATCgcgactaaatttttttatttagtcatttattttCATCGTAAAGGAATCTCAGACAGAAACAAGCTCATCGATCTCATCAATATGTATTTTGTTGACATAAAGTTTGTGTGAGGAATCGCAGTGGGGGAAAGCGATGACCTCTCAATGTCTGgcaatgaattatttatgattaagtttatagtttatattttatattttataaacatattatataataattaatttttttaattgataaaaatatgaaaagtaTTCTTCTAAGAgcaaattatctttttttaaaagacggaataaatttttaattgaataaaacattcaataaattgctGTTAAATATCTTTCCAAAATAATgagttcatttattcaaatttcatacaaaatttttacactctTCTATTTTTCACTCttcgtaaattttaaactcttcttaaaaaaattcaaaaattttattaaaaaaaacatctaaAAGCTTCCCTGATAGCCAGCGCTTTCTCAGTAAGTGTTGACTTCCAGCAGTTACGGTTAATTTATACATCAAGTTTGCGGTAATTCTTCGCTCAACAACAGTTGTAAGCAAATTGACGGAAATCTACGGCTGcaacttgaatacaagttaacaatcaaacttgtagttaaatttcctttcaactttactataatttgacggaaatacttgtacagcaagttttgacgtctatttgcagagtaagttataggtaacTAATAGGTAATCGCTCGCTTTGCCAACTCTTTCCGTCAAGTTTGCTTCAAATTGCGGACGTAGATTGAcagtaagttataggtaaggtggctatgtatttttttccaaaccTGCTTCTGAAATAATCCCAATCGATTTGACCTTACGTCGTTACAAATCTGTGTCTTACTACTTACTGTGTCTTACCCATTCCATCAACCGATAACTGTCTTTAGTCTAGCAAGCGGCAAACTTTAACTCGCTCTTATCAACTGCAacccaaaataataataataattacaataacaaacaataagttaaataaaacttaaacTCCGATTATAAATCAcagtattattattcaatatttaaatgacttgTGAATTAGCGATTTATCgttctttttttatcagtcTATTTTTATCCTTAAAAAGTGTCAGTGGATAAAAATGAGCTGTTCAGTGCTAAATTCACTTGTTTGTGTCACTAGTAGAGgttaaaaacatatttattaaaattactccaaaattttagtggaaaaatttcttcttttcaaaaagaataatatatttttatttcacgtgagttaaacaatttattttaccaaacaaataataatgataaaaactataaaaaaaataattaacagatTCCACCTTGACTTGCCAAGAACCGTAAAAATGTCTTCTCAAATTTCATTGGACGATCGTATGTTGAAGTCGGTCCGTAAAATAGTCCCGTCTTTGACCACAACAAAGTACAAGGGCCAAGACGGCAGGATAGGAATTTTCGGGGGCAGTATGGAGTACACCGGAGCACCCTACTTTGCAGCAATGAGTGCATTCCGAACGGGGGCGGACTTGGTCCACATTTTCTGCACAAAAGACGCGGCAACAGCGATAAAATCTTTCAGCCCTGAGCCGATAGTCCACCCGCTATTGGACCACGCGGACGCGATCCGGCAAATCAAGCCGTGGCTGGACAGACTCCACGTGATTTTAATCGGACCGGGTCTGGGAAGAgacgagaaaattttcaaaattatcgcGGAACTGATAAGCATTTGCCGCGAATTGAAGAAGCCCTTGATATTGGACGCGGACGGCTTGTTCCTGCTCTGCCAGAAGCCGGACTTGATCCGCGACTACCCGGGAGTGATAATGACCCCGAACGCGATGGAGTTCAGCAGATTGGTCAAGGCTTTCCTGGATCGCACGGTCCAGCCGGCTCCGGTGGTAAAAATTTCCGAGCTCAAGCATCTCGCGGACTCTATTGGTAAAAATGTGGTGATCATAAACAAGGGCGCGAAGGATGTCATCGTAGATGGCCAGAAGGGCAGCGAGGCCGTAACTTGCGCGACCTCCGGCTCCGGAAGACGCTGCGGTGGCCAGGGAGATCTTCTGGCTGGCTCGCTGGCCGTTTTCTGGTGGTGGGCCATCACTGCCGGGCCTAGTGAGTGCACTATCTCCACTCCGGCTATCACTGCTGCCTACGCGGCCTCCAGGTTGACCAGGGAGTGCAATGCCAGCGCTTTCAAGGACAAACAGCGCGCTATGCTCACTACTGACATGCTAGAACACATTCATCCGGTTTTTACAagactttttgaaattaataacaaGTGAGAGCTTTTTTTCCGAGAtttcaagttatttatttgtcaattattgagttttgcacgactcatgatgcgaagcatcagagagtgctttacgatcgaaaaatttgtttttcctCGATTTCgcaactatttaattaattacacgaTTGATAATCTACGTAGTCTAATTAATTTGCCCACCATTCgatacacgggaaaaaatttctgggaaaatttacgatacaactattgtaaagctggactatacttttattactattaattgtcaaatagtttagaagaaaaaatactatttattcatgaaaaaatacgatattactattgtaaaaagtaagagatgaaaatttccagtgctgcctctgtatctttccaatagaactatagcaaattttacaatagttgaattggaatgtttttcaattagtgtgagtgatggccgtgcacagcgctagactccgagtttatgtaaatgttaaaggatatgggccttagtttacctcggatagcgtagagggagagtctctggctgccaacacagagttctgggttcgattcccagatagGACGAAAATGCCGGTTTCgtttttcgattactgtacaggtaccaattagtccaaccttctatctctctccctccctaatatttcttttaaaaaaaccaactgtgaatttttacaatagttgaattgtaaagttcacaaacacatattgtataatttgctttatagtattcgactttttaagactcttgctagtcttatttgttggattaaatttacaatagtagatcgtaaaaattactaaatgagaagtatagtccaccgttactattttaattagtaaaaattacaatagtaaaataataaaaactccttcaattttctttccgtgtagataatttaatggagattaattctgTCACtggtaaaaatcaatttaagataataaaaacagaaaaaaatatcaaaatagttaaaagaaaattcgTGTCAATCAACTCAATTTTCCGTTGAAAACACGATAACTTGAGTAAAAATTCACGaattcaatcagttttttttttttttttttaatagcttgGCATTCCCTTTTAGCGGAGATCTCCATTCGAGATGGTaatcttatttaatattgtttatttgttattaacgaaaaactaaaattaatgaaaaaaatccaCACTGTGCGCATGATCAGTTTAAAACACCGCGCGaaatttgaaatgaaaaaataaataaaaaaggaaattgtatttaaaagtatttaaaaaaaaaacagtagcaaacaaaaaaaaagtaaattgcaaaagtaatattttaataaaaaaaaaataaaataaaataaaataacatttaaaataaaataaaaaaaaaatattatatcagAACATTAGctatctttttatatttatcgaATGAATTgacattatgagtcgtgcatttttggatttgccaaactttttataaacttaCTGTGGTTtcttttacacagaaaaaaaaatttactttaatccagtaaattattttgaagaatatatttttgatttgagtagaaaaattctcaaactaagaaatttttttagttcaaataaattttacttgttataaaaatttttcatcttgattcaagacaaattcttcaaaattgttttcttggttcaagaatttttctcttgattcaaattattttttttttcttagtgtagatttaaattaacagatatttaacgatttttagaatttttataatttataaaggcaatttttcttaaaattcatcaaaaataattttttttttataatgttaaCTTTTCGATAAAGACAaacgatattaaaaaaaaaaatattctaattgTTTTACGAGttaaatacagaaaaaaaaaatactaaaaattggTAAACTCATGTAaactcaaattatttataaatttcaatttacagaaaattttatttaacattgaaaGCTTTAAaactcattaaaaaattaatttctttttattttagaattacttaaagataaaatattatttttttttcaattttttatgccaCAGACGGAAAGATGATTAGAAAACTAAACAATTGCCTAAATAAAATTgctaattatcaaatatttgttagtttgaatatcataaaaaatattatttttatttatttaaatttagtctagacatttcttatttatatatttataccaCAGACTGACAAgcatcaataacaaaattttaatcataattttttaagccgTTGTcaatattatgtaatttaatataatcagatttatactttgtaaatattgtgTAATCTAATAATTTACTAAGAttatcacattttttttattcagccAAAAAGAAGGATCTATCACTTTTAAATTGAGacttgaatatattataaaaatatcaacgcaaattttataattttttttttgattattaatagtaataattattgataaaaaactctcaaataattgacaaataataatttttgtctcttagaattgttattattattttttaaaagttaaaaatttttttaagattgtaaattaaaatgtattttttagaTTGTCTTCTAATGGAAAAATTCCTCGGATGAAAAGTggagaattataaaaaaaataaaatcaaatcaagacttgttacttttttaaaatttattttttagataatacaaataataaaatattttatatatgtggTACAGTTTATAAtatatgtttttaaaaataagaaatactggttctttatttattagactaaaaataaaagtctTATAAATTATAGTGGGATTTAATTATAGTAAATAGTAATTCATCAGTTCATTGAGAAATAAgatacttatttaaatatttgtcgaacttgttattttaaaatgacttTTATATACAatctgataaataataaataattaaaagttattgttgTGATTATATGACAGTTGTATTGCTAATTGGCTCGATATTTTTCCTCacttttaatgattatttttcagtattacttttttattatttcgtatttaattattacttcaattagtctttaaaattttttatttaattaactattcaattaaaaaaaattgaagaaatcaTAAAagcgatgaaaaaaatattaattttttttactagacTCTATCATAAATTTGCTCATATTTTAATAGAGAGCgtcttgtaaataattaataattaataattaattatgacgTTTGCttaaatcaaacaaatattgacattttttaatttaaaaatggttctagatttaaaaaatattaaactacTTAAGAGTAAAACGTTAATACAGATGCATGATTCCCTCGTATTAAAAGTGTCGGCGGCATATCACGGGTTAAAGTTTCTAACCAAGCCATATACAGCGGAGCCGACACAGCTCCTTTTCTTGGCATCGGTAAGGACCTAAAAGTaagttattatttgtttagaaaaaattaaagaatcctcttcaaataaaaaattttgaatttaacacTTACATTACAACAAGAGTTGACTTGCTAGAGTTTTCCAGCAGCAGCTCTCTGAGACGCAACTGCCGATTTGTTTTGTCTTTTAATGTTTGTAATTCTAGGTCCGTTATCACGCAGTCTGTTGTGTCATTATCGTCTTGTCTTCTGAAATCAGTGATGAGTTTGTCAAAGAAATCTTGCGTTTCTTGTTTCGGTGGGACACTTATGTCGTCCACTATTTTTAAACTTGTGTACTTGATACGGAATTTGGCCATTATTTCTGCcattctgaaaaatttatcaatattttagtaatttttaaactttttaaaattatttttaaattaataataataatttaaaaaaatttattattattattaaaatttcaagtgaagtatcaaagattaaaaaaaattttttaatatttttaatatttctcgaataataataataatttttaatgatttttttaatgataaaatttaaaaaaataaataaataaaaaacttctaaagtttttatttatcaaaaagctatatttaaataaaatatttaaaaaaactcacTCTTTTTCTTCAGCCGAGCTTTCTTGTTTATGATTAGCTAGGGCAAATATTCGCATTTTGCAATGCTCCCAATTAGATCTTGTACTTATAATATATGGCAACAATATCGTCaatcctaaaaattatttcattttatttttagtttaaaaatttttctttaaaatggcctaaaacaaaattattaaataatattaccTCCATCGTCATAGAGCCACCAAACATCAATAACCCCATTCttgtgttttttttcaaaaacagtTATCATTTCGGGCTCTGTTAATATTCCATTCCTTTTTtcactgcaaaaaaaaagaatcaattttaataaaaaaaaaaaaattgttttcaattttcactacaagtttaaaatcattttttataataaataacttactaCAATAATTTATCAGCAATATGTTTCTTTTTATTCCTAAGCTGATCTCGAGCGCTTAAATTTGTCGGGGATTCGCGGACAGCAGGTCCGCTTGACTCGCTGCCTGGTAAATAATGGGACCCAATTACAGGTACACTTTGTACCCTTGTTATACGACTGCTCATTGACAAGTCGCTGTCGGCGTGCATTAGAGTGCTACCCGCTAAATCGTAACTGCTTTGTACCAATTGTTCTTCTTCAACGTGGTTCAAAATGTTCGACGTGTTTATTCCGTTCGGGAGACGCAACATCGCGACAGCCAATTTTTGATCAAATGcattactaaaattttatttataagtataaatattagtgtattaaaaatgataaatttttgttttcaaatgATCTTGAAATTTggtcataaaatataaaaatgatgaccCTGTCAAAATTCTAAGGAGTCAAATTTgaaagatcaaaatttttaaaaaatttaaaagatcaaaaatttgaaacattaaaattttttaaaaatttaagtgatcaaaattttgaagaaatttaagagatcaaaattttgaagaaatttgaaacattaaaattttttaaaaatttaaaagatcaaaattttgaagaaatttgaaacattaaaattttttaaaaatttaaaagatcaaaattttgaagaaatttgaaacatcaaaatttcaatgaaatttaagagatcaaaattttgaacaacaTTATATgctcttcaaaataaataagaaatttttatcttaataataataatttctaaaaatgacaatataaaatatatccaaGCTTTAtctagaataatttttgaaaaaccaTAAGAGATCTTTTTTGTAAAGCGTTCAACTTCCTCCAAATAATATATAACACACTTTCCAGTACATCGCTTGTAAGAAAAGATGCAAAATtccaaagtttaaaaatatttttttcaatatttgaaaagaaaatgaaaaaatatcgaTTTGCGACTTctaaatataaacattaaaaGCTCGAATTTggactcaattttttttgctatctTTGACGGAATTTAAAGATCATTCAAAaagattatcaatttttttaataaaccccaatgaatatataataataaaagttattaatccTTCACTAAACTTACTGAAGTATATTAAAGTACTCCTCGAGATCTTTATGATTACAAGCGGCCCAGTCGGTTTTAAAGCCCATCAAAACGACATTAGGCACTAATTTACCAACGCCAGCAGCCTGCATCAAAGCAGAGGCTCCTTTTTCGAAGCTCAAATTGCTGATCACTTGGTAAAAACCCTTGATCCGATGGCGATTCAGCCATTCATACCCACCGCGTAATCTTGCGAGTCTTGCTCGATAAGATATCGACGcctatttattattgaaaaaaaaaaaaaaaactttcatttttatttttatctttaaaaatatctactTATAactaaatcttttttatttgattatcttgatcatttttatttgattatctTTTAAAAGAAAACGTAAGAATTGTTATCTAAAGatgttttaattgaattaatggACAATCAGTAGAATTGTgtagaaaaaatgattaaagtttattaCTCTTGgaagattaaattatttattttaaattaagttaatttagaGAACTTACGGTGCAAACTTCTCCAGCAATAAGTAGAGAATTATGCTTGGTTATCAGGTTCGCCAGATGCAATAAATCAGGACGTTTCTCCGGGAATCCCGAGAGACATAAAATTTGTGGTGCGTAATTTTTAACATGCTCATCAGTTACATTTAACCtgaaatataaattcacttttaagttttttattaaaaaaatttaagaattttaccccaggattttttttatttaaatactgttttttttttactgttaatgtttcttaattagtgtttttaatttttaattaaatttcaagaaaacttaaattttgttGCGCTGATTAAATagtaatttctatttttataaaaatgttcaaaaatttatctataaataaacttttaataaataaagaaaacaatattctataatcataaaatttacaacTTTACCAGTATATTGTCTTCAATAATccctaataaaatttttataactcgaatataataaaactatagaatatttttatccTTCTGAAGTTaaatatgatataaaaaaatttcggttTTTCAATAACCAGCTTTAGAATACTTTAAGCTCTCCTTAAATATGTAAATGACTATAGTTTAAATTCATCTATCGtctacaataatttttttaaatattgaagctttatattttaatttattttattaaaaaaaaattttttttattaaatattgaagctttatagggggggggggaggggcaaaatggggtaccccgaaaattttgtaaaaaaaatttttttttccaaaaagctctttcagttttctaaaatatattctaacatcattcctataaaattttggtaataaaATCTTTGGAAGAAAATCTTTagataaaattctattaaatattcCAAAgctttctaaaatttaaaataaaaaatatttaaagacaaaaattatttaccgaTAAACAACAGACAGCGCAGTTTTGTAAATCTGCGCTTGAGTACTGCTTCCCCAATTGACATCGGGCTTACTGTAAACGACGATCAAATAGAGCCCAAATATAACAACCAGTGTAATGATAGAAGTAACCCAGTCAATCAAAAACATAAACGCTACACAGAGGATAAAACCCAGGAGCGACAGCCACGTGTTGTAATACtgaaaataagtataaaaataaaatgaaataactagaataatataaagagaaataagaaagaagaaataaggATGTAAGTGAATGattcgataataataaaataaaataaaataaacttatcAGATTACCTTGAATGTTGGTCTCCAACCAAGAGGTCTAATCAAGCCAGCATGGAAGGTACAGAAGTTTATCAGGGCATAAGAGGCTAAGTAGAAGTTTGAGATAAGAGGAGCAACTGCATTAAGATTCGCTGCAATAAAGTAATAACATtacgtcaatttttatttaaacgtaatctCGGTCTAGATTGATCTTGGAAAGATTGCTTAATGACATTgcctcattttattttattagataattaGAGTTATGTTAAATAATCTTACCGATAAGGAGAAAGACTGCCGCGACAATGAATGTCAATACGTAGCCGCGGTACGGCTCTCCAGATTTTCCGTATCCCTTGCTGAAGAATATTAATCCCGGGTAAATTCTGTCGCGTCCCAGGGCTTGAATCAGCCGCGGTACTGATAATAAATTCGTTAGAGCTGTTGATAATGTCGCTGCGAAGCATCCAGCATATATAAATGGTCCCCATACTGACATCAATTGCATTACCTGATTGATTtagtttattattcaaaatatctTTAACAAAGGCTGCAAATAGAATCTGTCCTTGAGCTAAGTAACctgattttcattttcaatgttagatttattcatttatgcCAATAA
This genomic window contains:
- the LOC123260311 gene encoding bumetanide-sensitive sodium-(potassium)-chloride cotransporter isoform X2, giving the protein MEGSFHNQNGSDEANNQNHINGKKSSMSLSVTGLWDVVPRMEYYRMSKRAKRPSLSDLHDGNPVKDTNVEAAIVNPGQASHAGIKLGWIQGVLIPCLLNIWGVMLFLRLSWIVAQAGISWSLLIIGISALVCVITTLSLSAISTNGEVKGGGIYFIISRSLGPEFGASIGLVFAFANAVAASMNTIGFCESMNDLLKSHDLKIIDNGVNDIRIVGAIALFVMILICAVGMEWESKAQNFLIAIIVIAMFDFMIGTIIGPRDEVAKAEGFIGFSTEVFQKNWNSDYRHFENTTHNFFSIFAIFFPSVTGIQAGANISGDLKDPAKSIPIGTLLSLLISMISYVAFVLFAGGAALRDAGGFVNNTIVNCTPGIDCQYGLHNSFSVMQLMSVWGPFIYAGCFAATLSTALTNLLSVPRLIQALGRDRIYPGLIFFSKGYGKSGEPYRGYVLTFIVAAVFLLIANLNAVAPLISNFYLASYALINFCTFHAGLIRPLGWRPTFKYYNTWLSLLGFILCVAFMFLIDWVTSIITLVVIFGLYLIVVYSKPDVNWGSSTQAQIYKTALSVVYRLNVTDEHVKNYAPQILCLSGFPEKRPDLLHLANLITKHNSLLIAGEVCTASISYRARLARLRGGYEWLNRHRIKGFYQVISNLSFEKGASALMQAAGVGKLVPNVVLMGFKTDWAACNHKDLEEYFNILHNAFDQKLAVAMLRLPNGINTSNILNHVEEEQLVQSSYDLAGSTLMHADSDLSMSSRITRVQSVPVIGSHYLPGSESSGPAVRESPTNLSARDQLRNKKKHIADKLLYEKRNGILTEPEMITVFEKKHKNGVIDVWWLYDDGGLTILLPYIISTRSNWEHCKMRIFALANHKQESSAEEKEMAEIMAKFRIKYTSLKIVDDISVPPKQETQDFFDKLITDFRRQDDNDTTDCVITDLELQTLKDKTNRQLRLRELLLENSSKSTLVVMSLPMPRKGAVSAPLYMAWLETLTRDMPPTLLIRGNHASVLTFYS
- the LOC123260313 gene encoding ATP-dependent (S)-NAD(P)H-hydrate dehydratase, with the protein product MSSQISLDDRMLKSVRKIVPSLTTTKYKGQDGRIGIFGGSMEYTGAPYFAAMSAFRTGADLVHIFCTKDAATAIKSFSPEPIVHPLLDHADAIRQIKPWLDRLHVILIGPGLGRDEKIFKIIAELISICRELKKPLILDADGLFLLCQKPDLIRDYPGVIMTPNAMEFSRLVKAFLDRTVQPAPVVKISELKHLADSIGKNVVIINKGAKDVIVDGQKGSEAVTCATSGSGRRCGGQGDLLAGSLAVFWWWAITAGPSECTISTPAITAAYAASRLTRECNASAFKDKQRAMLTTDMLEHIHPVFTRLFEINNKLSSNGKIPRMKSGEL
- the LOC123260311 gene encoding bumetanide-sensitive sodium-(potassium)-chloride cotransporter isoform X1, whose amino-acid sequence is MHFDKMENNINKKRKPSLLRRITGMEGSFHNQNGSDEANNQNHINGKKSSMSLSVTGLWDVVPRMEYYRMSKRAKRPSLSDLHDGNPVKDTNVEAAIVNPGQASHAGIKLGWIQGVLIPCLLNIWGVMLFLRLSWIVAQAGISWSLLIIGISALVCVITTLSLSAISTNGEVKGGGIYFIISRSLGPEFGASIGLVFAFANAVAASMNTIGFCESMNDLLKSHDLKIIDNGVNDIRIVGAIALFVMILICAVGMEWESKAQNFLIAIIVIAMFDFMIGTIIGPRDEVAKAEGFIGFSTEVFQKNWNSDYRHFENTTHNFFSIFAIFFPSVTGIQAGANISGDLKDPAKSIPIGTLLSLLISMISYVAFVLFAGGAALRDAGGFVNNTIVNCTPGIDCQYGLHNSFSVMQLMSVWGPFIYAGCFAATLSTALTNLLSVPRLIQALGRDRIYPGLIFFSKGYGKSGEPYRGYVLTFIVAAVFLLIANLNAVAPLISNFYLASYALINFCTFHAGLIRPLGWRPTFKYYNTWLSLLGFILCVAFMFLIDWVTSIITLVVIFGLYLIVVYSKPDVNWGSSTQAQIYKTALSVVYRLNVTDEHVKNYAPQILCLSGFPEKRPDLLHLANLITKHNSLLIAGEVCTASISYRARLARLRGGYEWLNRHRIKGFYQVISNLSFEKGASALMQAAGVGKLVPNVVLMGFKTDWAACNHKDLEEYFNILHNAFDQKLAVAMLRLPNGINTSNILNHVEEEQLVQSSYDLAGSTLMHADSDLSMSSRITRVQSVPVIGSHYLPGSESSGPAVRESPTNLSARDQLRNKKKHIADKLLYEKRNGILTEPEMITVFEKKHKNGVIDVWWLYDDGGLTILLPYIISTRSNWEHCKMRIFALANHKQESSAEEKEMAEIMAKFRIKYTSLKIVDDISVPPKQETQDFFDKLITDFRRQDDNDTTDCVITDLELQTLKDKTNRQLRLRELLLENSSKSTLVVMSLPMPRKGAVSAPLYMAWLETLTRDMPPTLLIRGNHASVLTFYS
- the LOC123260314 gene encoding sapecin-C-like isoform X1; amino-acid sequence: MAKFLVFLLLIATAVAVFSAPVEEEQIQQELEEHLRLARATCDLLSGFGVGDSACAVHCLAMKFKGGWCDKGVCHCRH